TACTCTGTCATGTCGCCGGAGAGCAATGATCGCGAGAACGAAAGTCAGCAAAGCTTTATTTTACGGTGGCTGACTGCGTTACACACTGCTCTTTGGCGCATGCGGACACACTCCACGTTTCATACCTTAGGCCTTACAGATAAGCACATATAAGGCACGTGCATCTATCCTTGCTGCGTTGCGGTTCGAAACCAAGGCAGTTGCAgtatttataaaaatttcattctgcagcatTTATAGGTAGAATCAAGGACTGATTTCAACAGCTGATCTCCTTGTTGTATTAGTATCACACACGTAATAATGAAGTTGAGCTAATTTCCCCAAGACTCGCAGTGTTAATCCGACAACTGTCCTGATTGCAGTTGGCCACCTGAAACTACATCAATCGTTCCAAACACTGCCCTGAcaattctttattttcacaaacgaCAGAATACAGTAATACGACGAATTCctgttcttgcaggaatgtggctcATTTAGCTGGTCGGTTTGGCGGGAGGCATATCGTTTTCTGGCCGTTTCATCGGGAGTACGTGTGAGGTGTGTTATTATGCTTCAAGAACTAACATCCGTGATGTCCGAAAGTGCACAGAATAAGAGGCTATGACCTCTGCATACTCCAGTACAGACAGCGACACAGTATCGAGATATGGAGCGTGATCTACCGAATACGTCACTGATGGAAGACATTCACATACCGAGTTAGAGATTCACATCGTGTCGCCTCAGAATCTTCGCCATTCGTAGCGTTTTGGAGCTGACGACCGACACCCATCCCTACTTTCTACCTATGCGACGACTTTGAAACAAGTTTCGTGCGTAGCTTGTGGAGTCAGTGGGGTTAAAATTCTCCCTACTTAGAGAGTGTGTCCAAACACTCCTCACAGCTCCGCCACCGGGCAAACTGTAACGGCGTTTGTTTCGCGTGTGTTTGAGACGGTCTGCAAGCACTTGTACAGCGAGCAGAGCCGGTAACTCACCGCCGCCCACCCAGCCGGGGAACGCACAACATGCAGGCGTAGACACCTACTGTGCAACGTGTCCGCGCACTCTGTACTCATCGCGGCAGGCCTCGTCGCGCGGTCCACAGCCGTGACGTCACAACACGGACACACATGCCCTGTTTATTACGGCCGACTCTGCAGCGCCACACGTGCAGCCCCTGCCTTAGACAGAACTCTGCCTTGCAGTATTCTTACTAAGACGATGCCTTCAGTATTTGCAAAAGATTTGTCCTATTTTGAAGTTTTAGCATCTAAATGGTGTACTGCTACTGCTTTAATATACTATCAAAACATATAAATGGCGCACATCTAATCGGTCGCTAGGAAAACAGGGATTACAAGTTCCAAACGCACAAATTTCCGTCGCTTTGTTTTCTGCATCGACCATCGAATGGCACAGCCTTTGTTGCCAAAGGGTTTTCGTTGTAGTTTGCTTCTTCCTCTTACACATTCCAGCCACGTATCAGCCCAGTatgaaagttgcctcgatgacaatAGAGAAGAAATTTATCACTTCAAGGTTCTCGTACGACGTGTCCGAAAAGTCCATACTACTAGGAATCTGTGCTACAAATTGGCAAACGCCGTACATGTAATGCAATTCTTTGGAAACTATGTCCCAATTAGGGCAAACGCAGTCACCGAGCCGAAACTACTGTGCACCATTAGAATCTTTCATCTGCCTGACTCTACATAGGTAGCGTGACAGGTACTCTGAACATTTCAGTGAATGTCGCCTACTACTTTTGTTTCGAAGTAAATATCAAAACTCGCAGAATAAAAGAGCATAGTGTTGTCCTCCTTAATCCACAGAAAAGACGATAAGAAATGTTGCGCTCCTCCGATTACGCCGCAGCTAAGAAAAGCCTGCAACTCATCATCGCAATCTCATTTCTCTCCGCGTCACACCTCTGTAATTCGTCAGTGCGAGATAAACGAACAACCAAAATGACGCGGTCTTTATAAATTGCCGCGAAACCTCCAAGAGTTATCATTTTGATTTCCTCTATTGAATGAGCTGTCCCTCGTGTCGCATCGCAGAGTTGTCCCTCAAGTCAGTGCGATTTGTATATCTATGTACTCTTTCTAAATTATTCCCCAATGTGGGACAAGCACACCTGCGACAAATTTGTTATCATACAATTATTATCTACTGTTTGAATCCCTGATTTGTTGGTAATATACATATTTAGGGATGTGCGTGACGTCTTCAAATCGTCTCTTTGACAGTAAAGTAGTAGGACTGTTAATACATTCCACATAGGGCCGTCATTGCAGATCGATCTGCCAATAGCAGTTCTGTCTTATCACGGAAACACTGCAATATCGATGCTGCAAATGCCCTTATAATCACAGCCAACCTCTCGCTTAGGGGCATAGGCTCCATCACACAACACTGATTGATTACTCTATCACAAGTTTTCTGGCCATCCCTAAACGCCTACGCCTAATCTTTTCAGGTGTAAAACCCTTCCACCGGTGGCCGCCTCGCATTTCTTTCGACAACGAGCGTAATCCTGGTCGGTTAGCAGAGGAGCCACTGACGATGTAGTGGGCCTGGATAAGACTTTAGACTTTAGAACACCACCTCACGTCTCACCTCACCCAGCTTATATTTTCACTGGCGTCCGTGAGGGATTCGTACTCTACATTACTTGATGACCTCTTCGTTTCGCAATACGAAAACACCACTAAGTTCGTTCCATCGTCGATAGTTTTCTCAGCGGAGACCATGGGTCTGAAACGTATCAATCTTGGAACGTATCGCAGACGTTCGTTCCGGCTAGTAGAATAGATTAAGGTTTAACGTGTAAACAGGACTACAGAAAATTTGTTTCGGAAAATTTGGTCATCCCGATGTTGTGTCCCGCGTGGTCGCCGTCTGTGTCGCGCCGTTCGTCTCGACTGCTCCGTACAAACATGGAAACTCGCAGCAGGTATCCGATTCTGTTAGCCCACCTTGATGCAGGGCTAGAAGCAATATTCACCACATTTCAGTATAATCAAAACAGTTAATAAGTAGAATAGTGTTTGCCTCTGGTCAGGAGAAGGAGTAGGGGCTACTTGGTTCCATAGGGTATCGTCCTTGTGTCGTAGATATATAGCGAACTAAGAAAGAATAATCAATTTAACCGTAGTCATGCTGCTCCGAAACATCACTTCAACATCGTAGACGGCATAAATTTATTTCGTCTTTAATTTTAAACGCTTTGGCAACCGAGCAACGGTGCTTGCTTTCACTAATACCTATTCTGTGTGGCCTCATACGTTGCCCTACAATAGCGTGGCAGACACTCTTGTCACGGCATTTCTGCGTCCACCACTCTACTAGAGGACTTTTTGTAATCATGAAACGTGTTTCACGTCTAATTAAGTAGTGCTTCCttataagtgtcacatttccttttACCTAGTTACTGTCGTCTGTATTTTAAAGTTACTAGTCGCTACCAACGTATTCCCGCCATTTTGCCGTTCTTAGCTCTTTCTACCAAAGATTAAGAGTACTGGACTCGTGAGAATTCCAACAACAGAGTGTAATGCATTGTCTGGCATACACGGGGCGCGGAAAACCAATCTGACGAAGACAGTATCAATGAAGGAATCTGAGTAGAGAAAAACCACTATGCCAGCATGAAAACGGTGGTCAGTTTGAACATTTTCTATACACACTTATGTTAACAATTTTGACCTTTTTAAGACATATCCAAACAAGAAACGTGGACATGTGATTGTCCTCATTTCTGAACAAGTACCGTCTCGTTCGTCAACTAAATACGATACACGTGTTAGTGATGTTTTAAATTTATCTTGTTCTCAACGTGACGACTGGTTAGTGCCAACGTTCTGTTTACGGATACATTTTCTGCAAATTACCTGTCATTTAGAACAAGGGCCTCCGTATGTTAGATTTCGATTACGTTCCTGTAGCGCTGAAAACATGCATTTACGACTCTTAGTTCCCATACAGAAACTCCTATGTCTCATGGTGTCCTTTCGCCCTGCAATTTTGGTCAAATTGTTTCTCCACGCCCTGTATAACGCTGCTGGATGGCAAACCTCGCTCAAACAGCACTGTTAGCATTATTCGCTTTATACTTTCGTTACACACAGCAGTCTGAAGTGCTGTTATGTGCGCACAGAGTGTGTAAAGTAGTACACAATCGTTTGCTGTCGAAAGGTGGAAGTGTTATGCAGGCAAGACACCACAAGTCATCGGTAGAGGTCAGTAGCATTTTTCATCGAAGAATACGACGCGTAATTTCGATTGGACAGAACGATATCTTTTCGTGTTTGTGTGTAGGAGACCTGACACTAAATGCTGGTTTATATAGACTACATACAGTTACTCGCTTACAACTTCGATAAACGTAAAGTCTGACTGGTGATTGTGCATTTGTTATAATTTTTTCCCGTTTTCACTTTCTCCATAAAACCACCATCACTCGCGAGAATGTTGCGAACCTCCGATATTGTGGAGCGCCAGGAGCAACAATCAGTCGCTGAAGCATCGACAAAGCTCTGTGGGCCGCAGGAGACGGAGAGTTAACGGAGAAATAAACTCAACCTTCTATATTTCGACGGTCTGCGAGCGCGATTAAATGCGTTAAAAGTCAGTACCGTGTCCTTGTGAATCCGACGCTGCTTTTACGATATTGTGGAACCCGTGCTGGCGTTATACTGGCGTGGAGTAACACAGGCGGGCGTCTCTTCTGCAGGTCATTCAGTGGCGTATGTGGAGAAAAGCAAACGTAAGCAGTGTTGTTGGAGCGATGTTTTGTCATCCAGCAGCGTTACACGTGACGTGGAGTTCCCCGTCTGAGTGGAACGGCCTCACAATCAGTTGGCTGTAGGTGGTAGTAAGGAATGTTGTGAAAGCCGGAAAATCTGTTGTAGGCTTCTGTTGTTTGAGAGTGACGGCTCGTGTTACTTAGCAGGCTGAACAGCAGCGTTACAGCTATTCGAGGAACATACAATTGGAGATTGTTCTTCGATTCTCCTGAGCTACACGTGAACTGATCATAAGATTCCTCACGATAAGTGCTCGATGTAGTGTGAATATTGCCAATTATTTCATTTTGGAATTAATCAAAGCATGACATCATCTGTGCTGCAGAGACAGACATACATTAAATTCTAGAACAGATCTGACTCGAAGATCCATTCTGACCGTAGACCTTATGTGGCTCTAACGTGGCTACTGTGCAATTTATACTAGTTGCACAGAATACCTAGCAAACCACTATGAAATACTTTACAGTATGTGAAAACTTGTTGAGTAGTTACGCTTATCGAATAATGACGCCGcgtgtatttttcagttcttgttgaagtttcgaatgTTGTTCCTACGAATGTATTTCAGACGTTTCATTCGAAAGAAAGGTTGTCTCTTGTTACTGTGTTTACTTGATAATAGTTTGACATACCTACCTTCATCTTAGTTTAGCTGCAGTGTTTTACTTCAGTTGTTGTATAGTGCAAAGAGGGTGCAAATGAGTGACTGTAGCATAACTTTTTAGTATGCTTTAttccagaaaagaaaaaatgtgtagTGAAACTATTTGAATTTTAGTCCACAGACATTTGCTGGACTCCAGTCTGGGAGGCTGCTGCCAGCAGTGCAGCTGCCGTGCCTTCGTGGCCCCAGCGTTCGGCCCTCTGCTGCGGCGTCAGCCCCTCCTGGCCTTCGGCACCCAGGTCAGCACCGAACCTCACCAGTAGCAGCGCCGCTTCTGTGTAGCCCCAGGTTGCGGCCAAGTGGAGAGGGGTGTCGTCATTGTTGTCCTCGGCGCCTACCACACTCTCCAGCAGGGCCTCCAGCGCCCCCAAACTGCCATTCTTTGCTGCCCAGTGTACTGGCGTCTGGCCTTCGACGTCCTTCGCCTGCACATCCGCCCCGTTCTCCAGCAGATACTCCAGCACCTCCAATTGTCCGTACCTCGCGGCCCAGTGCAGTGGCGTCCGCCCTTCGCTGTCTCTCGCGCCCACATCCGCTCCGTACCTCAGCAGACACTGCACCACGCCCAAGTGTCCGTCGATTGATGCAGGGTGAAGGGCTGTCCAGCCATACCTCTCTTCCTTCGCCTCCACGTTCGCCCCTAACATCAGCAGCCTCTCCACCTCTTCCACCATCCCGTCATCTGCCATCTGGATCATCCGGCTGTTCATTTGAGAAAGCTCCCTACACAAAACAGAGACATTCTCATACTTtactataaacacacacacaagttaTCAAGAAAACTATGCGAAACAGACAAGAATTCATGAAACGCAACTGTCCAGTTCTAAATTACCAATATAAAACATTCTCCCTTTTATCTTATAGAATTCTGTGTCGCTTAAAGTACACATATATCATTGCATCCCTGTATCAAAATGCACGTCCATTTCCCATTAAGAGTCCGTGTTCTCAATCACTCAAGAAATTCTGTTGACACATTTTCTCAAAGTCACACTTGACATTCACTTCCTTTCACCTTCACATCTAAGAACTGACCTGCAATGAAACAGGTTCTTAATACGTCTATCACTGGTCCTTTGTGTGCAGCAAACGTTTCTCAAGCTAGCAAAGACACTAAACATCTACAGCGAGGGCTTAAAACAGTTGCTTGGCATCTTCATAGTTAATTTCGCAACTCAACCACACCAAACACAAATACTTATTGTTTGGCATGATGCACAGAAACGTCTGCATAACACACTCAACCACATACACgcatccatccacacacacacacacacacacacatccacttgCAAGTAAATTCTTATGCCTGCCATGTATCTGAAGGCGACTTTAAAACCTGTGGACTTACAGACTACAGTAATGTCTCATGCACTCATGTAGGTTACAATGACAAAACTTCTTGTAAGTAAACCTTGGCTTTTCCACTACACTGTATGCGTAACACTGCTGAAGTGTGCACTGAGAAACAAACAATTCTGTTTTCATTGCTTCGCCACAATGAACCTAGCACACAAAGTATGTTGATGTACTGCAAACTGTGTTACTTGAGGGGAGAAGTAAAACTCAGCAACACACATACAAAAGAAAAGCAagaacattctgagaaaaataacgccacagctgtatcttgagaacgcCTCTATTGTGTCACACGACGAGTTTCTGCGGCACGTTACCGCCGTCCTCAGGGCCTACCACTGCCAAGAGGCTATTTGATATCCTTGGCGCATTTGCTGTGGGATTCTTGTTATCAGAAGATATGGGCTGGCTTTTATCATGTCTCTCCTCGACAACGTGCTTTCCTCGGTCATAATAATC
This Schistocerca gregaria isolate iqSchGreg1 chromosome 11, iqSchGreg1.2, whole genome shotgun sequence DNA region includes the following protein-coding sequences:
- the LOC126295030 gene encoding CARD- and ANK-domain containing inflammasome adapter protein-like, giving the protein MEGAPAEAVRAQTHSTASVTGGETAPEQVDSIPSVTAAEAVPVQTHSIPGLKAAEAVRALTRSVPGLTDAGAINLLKGHLQLMAVQHTHSTPSVTADQGASTQNHSARSLEAAWAVRALTDSFPGLTGPGAINLLKGHLQLMAIQHSLALTEDKARELSQMNSRMIQMADDGMVEEVERLLMLGANVEAKEERYGWTALHPASIDGHLGVVQCLLRYGADVGARDSEGRTPLHWAARYGQLEVLEYLLENGADVQAKDVEGQTPVHWAAKNGSLGALEALLESVVGAEDNNDDTPLHLAATWGYTEAALLLVRFGADLGAEGQEGLTPQQRAERWGHEGTAAALLAAASQTGVQQMSVD